A stretch of Corallococcus silvisoli DNA encodes these proteins:
- a CDS encoding AsmA family protein — MTDSPPPAPQDAAPRTKRWRRAALWALLAVAVLEVAINVALNAGVTQAIMRRSTDRTQLTWRSAWWLWPVGRLHLRDFTLTQQDSNVWWKVEVDALEAGMSLTGLLRKRVEVHGIDGHGASFHLEPSSLPEGPPGPVSKPWVILLEDVTLHDVRELDFSRVRFVGGLDVTGTLDLQSRERLRVDLPSVRVGEGFIEVDGQRVARLESLASRALLDAPFQEGEGHDLSQALSGELQAKVDVLPLDWINEQLGASAPVSLHGGAGRVELDVRMRRNTLEPGSRLTASGAELDVRAGPMRIQAPWTVHAAMDAQPREQPSGTLRMAFTPVRVSGPQGHSVEIPEVALTVLARRREGRPGMDLEPALRVAKSKPLDLRVLNPWLGRTLEVDSGHVTVRSEEPPKGERTRDSLSLRMDTDLVTGRMGENKVLLRAEVEVDARHLSLDMTELGLAGTTLKLSQVSSNGPVPIRAWSGTFSLPRASLTLSPTVLRARFSSQLTDTQPLVALITSSKRLPAFVTSLLNIPKVEVTGQVQIDERGLQLRELKAKGEGFSLDGHLDLVQGNITGALLTTLGVVTGGIELRPGHHDLHLLNAKAWFEGQPVPPFR, encoded by the coding sequence ATGACCGACTCCCCGCCCCCGGCCCCCCAGGACGCAGCGCCTCGCACCAAGCGGTGGCGCCGCGCGGCGCTGTGGGCCCTGCTGGCCGTGGCGGTGCTGGAGGTGGCCATCAACGTGGCGCTCAACGCGGGCGTCACCCAGGCCATCATGCGCCGCTCGACGGACCGCACGCAGCTGACGTGGCGGAGCGCGTGGTGGCTGTGGCCCGTGGGCCGGCTCCACCTCCGGGACTTCACCCTCACCCAGCAGGACTCGAACGTCTGGTGGAAGGTGGAGGTGGACGCGCTGGAGGCCGGGATGTCGCTGACGGGCCTCCTGCGAAAGCGCGTGGAGGTGCACGGCATCGACGGGCACGGCGCGAGCTTCCACCTGGAGCCGTCCTCGCTGCCCGAGGGCCCGCCGGGCCCCGTCAGCAAGCCCTGGGTCATCCTCCTGGAGGACGTCACGCTGCACGACGTGCGCGAGCTGGACTTCAGCCGGGTGCGCTTCGTGGGAGGCCTGGACGTCACGGGCACGCTGGACCTCCAGTCCCGCGAACGCCTGAGGGTGGACCTCCCGTCGGTGCGCGTGGGCGAGGGCTTCATCGAAGTGGACGGCCAGCGCGTCGCGAGGCTGGAGTCGCTGGCCTCGCGGGCCCTGCTCGACGCGCCCTTCCAGGAAGGCGAAGGCCACGACCTGTCCCAGGCGCTGAGCGGCGAACTCCAGGCGAAGGTGGACGTGCTGCCGCTGGATTGGATCAACGAGCAGCTGGGCGCCAGCGCTCCGGTGTCCCTCCACGGCGGCGCCGGACGGGTGGAGTTGGACGTGCGCATGCGGCGCAACACCCTGGAGCCGGGCAGCCGGTTGACGGCCTCCGGCGCGGAGCTGGACGTGCGCGCGGGGCCCATGCGGATCCAAGCCCCGTGGACCGTCCACGCCGCCATGGACGCGCAGCCGCGGGAGCAGCCGTCAGGGACGCTGCGGATGGCCTTCACGCCGGTGCGAGTGTCGGGCCCCCAGGGCCACAGCGTGGAGATACCGGAGGTGGCCCTCACCGTGCTGGCGCGGCGGCGCGAAGGGCGACCGGGCATGGACCTGGAGCCCGCGCTGCGAGTGGCGAAGAGCAAGCCCCTGGACCTGCGCGTGCTCAACCCCTGGCTGGGGCGGACGCTGGAGGTGGACTCCGGCCACGTGACGGTGCGCAGCGAGGAGCCGCCCAAGGGCGAGCGGACGCGCGACTCCCTGTCCCTGCGCATGGACACGGACCTCGTCACCGGACGCATGGGCGAGAACAAGGTCCTGCTGCGCGCGGAGGTGGAGGTCGATGCCCGGCACCTCTCGCTGGACATGACGGAGCTGGGGCTGGCGGGGACGACGCTCAAGCTGAGCCAGGTGTCCTCCAATGGCCCGGTGCCCATCCGCGCCTGGAGCGGCACCTTCAGCCTGCCCCGCGCGAGCCTCACCCTGTCCCCCACGGTGCTGAGGGCGCGCTTCTCGAGCCAGCTCACCGACACGCAGCCCCTGGTCGCGCTCATCACCTCGTCGAAGCGGCTGCCCGCCTTCGTCACCTCCCTGCTCAACATCCCGAAGGTGGAGGTGACGGGGCAGGTGCAGATCGACGAGCGCGGCCTCCAGCTGCGTGAGCTGAAGGCGAAGGGCGAGGGCTTCTCCCTGGACGGCCACCTGGACCTGGTTCAGGGCAACATCACGGGCGCGCTGCTGACGACGCTGGGCGTGGTGACGGGCGGCATCGAGTTGAGGCCCGGCCACCACGACCTGCACCTGCTGAACGCGAAGGCGTGGTTCGAGGGCCAGCCGGTGCCGCCGTTCCGCTAG
- a CDS encoding arylsulfatase: protein MATKAAKKKQPNILVIFGDDIGYWNLSAYNLGVMGYRTPNIDRLAKEGALFTDYYAQQSCTAGRAAFITGQCPFRTGLTKVGMPGAKVGLQPEDPTIADLLKPLGYVTGQFGKNHLGDRDEFLPTVHGFDEFFGNLYHLNAEEEPENVDYPKDPEFRKRFGPRGVLKSKADGKGGQTVEDTGPLTKKRMETVDEEFLGATLDFIDRAHSDAKPFFVWFNTTRMHIHTHLRPESQGRTGLGLFPDGMVEHDGHVGQLLSKLDALGITDDTLIIYTTDNGSMTSMWPDGGTTPFRGEKDTNWEGAFRAPCLVRWAGTVKPGTQFNELFSSEDWLPTLLAAAGEPDVVQKLLEGHDAGDKHFKVHLDGYDQTALLSGKGETRRDEFFYFGDDGELVAMRYKRFKLVFEEQDATGIEVWSQPFTSRRVPLIFDLRADPLERAESSVGYFAWLLDRSFVLVPAQALVGRFLATFQAFPSRQHPASFSIDQVMAKLENGAAPIH from the coding sequence ATGGCGACGAAGGCAGCGAAGAAGAAGCAACCCAACATCCTGGTCATCTTCGGAGACGACATCGGCTACTGGAACCTCAGCGCCTACAACCTGGGCGTCATGGGCTACCGCACGCCCAACATCGACCGGCTGGCGAAGGAGGGGGCGCTCTTCACCGACTACTACGCCCAGCAGAGCTGCACGGCGGGCCGCGCGGCCTTCATCACCGGTCAATGTCCCTTCCGCACCGGCCTCACCAAGGTGGGCATGCCCGGGGCGAAGGTGGGGCTCCAGCCCGAGGACCCGACCATCGCGGACCTGCTCAAGCCCCTGGGCTACGTCACCGGCCAGTTCGGAAAGAACCACCTGGGCGACCGCGACGAGTTCCTGCCCACCGTCCACGGCTTCGACGAGTTCTTCGGCAACCTCTACCACCTCAACGCGGAGGAGGAGCCGGAGAACGTGGACTACCCCAAGGACCCCGAGTTCCGGAAGCGCTTCGGGCCGCGCGGCGTGCTCAAGAGCAAGGCGGACGGCAAGGGCGGCCAGACGGTGGAGGACACCGGCCCGCTGACGAAGAAGCGCATGGAGACCGTGGATGAGGAGTTCCTGGGCGCCACGCTGGACTTCATCGACCGGGCCCACTCCGACGCCAAGCCCTTCTTCGTCTGGTTCAACACCACCCGCATGCACATCCACACCCACCTTCGGCCGGAGTCGCAGGGCCGCACCGGCCTGGGGCTGTTCCCGGACGGCATGGTGGAGCACGACGGGCACGTGGGGCAGCTGCTCTCCAAGCTGGACGCGCTTGGCATCACCGATGACACCCTCATCATCTACACCACCGACAACGGCTCCATGACGAGCATGTGGCCCGACGGCGGCACGACGCCCTTCCGCGGCGAGAAGGACACCAACTGGGAGGGCGCGTTCCGGGCCCCCTGCCTCGTGCGTTGGGCTGGCACGGTGAAGCCCGGCACGCAGTTCAACGAGCTGTTCTCCTCCGAGGACTGGCTGCCCACGCTGCTGGCCGCCGCGGGCGAGCCCGACGTGGTGCAGAAGCTGCTGGAGGGGCATGACGCGGGCGACAAGCACTTCAAGGTCCACCTGGACGGCTACGACCAGACGGCGCTGCTGTCGGGCAAGGGCGAGACCCGGCGGGACGAGTTCTTCTACTTCGGCGACGACGGCGAGCTGGTCGCCATGCGCTACAAGCGCTTCAAGCTCGTCTTCGAGGAACAGGACGCCACGGGCATCGAGGTGTGGTCGCAGCCCTTCACCAGCCGGCGCGTCCCGCTCATCTTCGACCTGCGCGCGGATCCGCTGGAGCGCGCCGAGTCCTCCGTCGGCTACTTCGCCTGGCTCCTGGACCGCTCCTTCGTGCTGGTGCCCGCCCAGGCCCTGGTGGGGCGCTTCCTCGCCACCTTCCAGGCGTTTCCCTCGCGCCAGCATCCGGCCAGCTTCTCCATTGATCAGGTGATGGCGAAGCTGGAGAACGGGGCCGCGCCCATCCACTGA